A window of the Eubalaena glacialis isolate mEubGla1 chromosome 9, mEubGla1.1.hap2.+ XY, whole genome shotgun sequence genome harbors these coding sequences:
- the TRIM32 gene encoding E3 ubiquitin-protein ligase TRIM32 has translation MAAAAASHLNLDALREVLECPICMESFTEEQLRPKLLHCGHTICRQCLEKLLASSINGVRCPFCSKITRITSLTQLTDNLTVLKIIDTAGLSEAVGLLMCRSCGRRLPRQFCRSCSVVLCEPCREADHQPPGHCTLPVKEAAEERRRDFGEKLARLRELMGELQRRKVALEGVSKDLQARYRAVLQEYGHEERRVQEELARSRKFFTGSLAEVEKSNSQVVEEQSYLLNIAEVQAVSRCDYFLAKIKQADVALLEETADEEEPELTASLPRELTLQDVELLKVGHVGPLQIGQAAKKPRTVNMEDSWAMEAAASAASSSVTFREMDMSPEEVVASPRASPAKQRGSDTAANIQQCLFLKKMGAKGSTPGMFNLPVSLYVTSQGEVLVADRGNYRIQVFTRKGFLKEIRRSPSGIDSFVLSFLGADLPNLTPLSVAMNCHGLIGVTDSYDNSLKVYTLDGHCVACHRSQLSKPWGITALPSGQFVVTDVEGGKLWCFTVDRGAGVVKYSCLCSAVRPKFVTCDAEGTVYFTQGLGLNLENRQNEHHLEGGFSIGSVGPDGQLGRQISHFFSENEDFRCIAGMCVDARGDLIVADSSRKEILHFPKGGGYSVLIREGLTCPVGIALTPKGQLLVLDCWDHCIKIYSYHLRRYSTP, from the coding sequence ATGGCTGCGGCAGCAGCTTCTCACCTGAACCTGGATGCCCTGCGGGAAGTGCTGGAATGCCCCATCTGCATGGAGTCCTTCACAGAGGAGCAGCTGCGGCCCAAGCTCCTGCACTGTGGCCATACCATCTGCCGCCAGTGCCTGGAGAAGCTGCTGGCCAGTAGCATCAATGGCGTCCGCTGTCCCTTTTGCAGCAAGATTACCCGCATAACCAGCCTGACCCAGCTGACGGACAACCTCACGGTGCTGAAGATCATTGACACGGCTGGGCTCAGTGAGGCCGTGGGGCTGCTCATGTGCCGCTCGTGTGGGCGGCGGCTGCCCCGGCAGTTCTGCCGAAGCTGCAGCGTGGTGTTATGTGAGCCCTGCCGGGAGGCGGACCACCAGCCTCCTGGCCACTGTACACTCCCTGTCAAAGAAGCAGCTGAGGAGCGGCGTCGGGACTTTGGAGAGAAGTTGGCCCGTCTGCGGGAGCTTATGGGGGAGCTGCAGCGCCGGAAGGTAGCATTGGAAGGAGTCTCCAAGGACCTTCAGGCAAGGTATAGAGCAGTCCTCCAGGAGTATGGGCACGAGGAGCGCAGGGTCCAGGAAGAGCTGGCTCGCTCTCGGAAGTTCTTCACAGGCTCTCTGGCTGAGGTTGAAAAGTCTAATAGTCAAGTGGTAGAGGAGCAGAGTTACCTGCTGAACATCGCCGAGGTGCAGGCTGTGTCTCGCTGTGACTACTTCTTGGCCAAGATCAAGCAGGCAGACGTAGCACTACTGGAAGAGACAGCCGATGAGGAGGAGCCGGAGCTCACTGCCAGCCTGCCCCGGGAGCTCACCCTGCAGGATGTGGAGCTCCTTAAGGTCGGCCATGTCGGCCCCCTCCAAATCGGGCAGGCCGCTAAGAAGCCCCGGACGGTCAACATGGAAGACTCCTGGGCCATGGAGGCTGCAGCCTCTGCTGCCTCTTCCTCTGTTACATTTAGAGAGATGGACATGAGCCCTGAGGAAGTGGTTGCTAGCCCTAGGGCCTCGCCTGCTAAGCAGCGGGGTTCTGACACAGCCGCCAACATCCAGCAGTGCCTCTTCCTCAAGAAGATGGGGGCCAAAGGCAGCACTCCAGGCATGTTCAACCTTCCAGTCAGTCTCTACGTGACCAGTCAAGGCGAAGTGCTGGTTGCTGACCGTGGCAACTACCGTATACAAGTCTTTACCCGCAAAGGCTTTTTGAAGGAGATCCGCCGCAGCCCCAGTGGCATTGATAGCTTTGTGCTGAGCTTCCTTGGGGCTGACTTGCCCAATCTCACTCCTCTCTCAGTTGCCATGAACTGCCATGGGCTGATTGGTGTGACTGACAGCTATGACAACTCCCTCAAGGTATACACCTTGGATGGCCACTGCGTGGCCTGTCACAGGAGCCAGCTGAGCAAACCCTGGGGCATCACAGCCCTTCCATCTGGCCAATTTGTGGTAACTGATGTGGAAGGTGGAAAGCTCTGGTGCTTCACTGTTGACCGAGGGGCAGGGGTGGTCAAATACAGCTGCCTCTGCAGTGCTGTGCGGCCCAAGTTTGTCACCTGTGACGCCGAAGGCACTGTCTACTTCACCCAGGGCTTGGGCCTCAATCTGGAGAATCGGCAAAACGAGCACCACCTGGAGGGCGGCTTCTCCATCGGCTCTGTGGGCCCTGATGGGCAGCTGGGTCGCCAGATTAGCCACTTCTTCTCGGAGAACGAGGATTTCCGCTGCATTGCTGGCATGTGTGTGGATGCCCGTGGTGATCTCATCGTGGCTGACAGCAGTCGCAAAGAAATTCTCCACTTTCCTAAAGGTGGGGGCTATAGTGTCCTTATTCGAGAGGGGCTCACCTGTCCAGTGGGCATCGCCCTCACACCTAAGGGGCAGCTGCTGGTCTTGGACTGTTGGGATCATTGCATCAAGATTTACAGCTACCATCTGAGAAGATATTCTACCCCTTAG